From the genome of Azospirillum brasilense, one region includes:
- a CDS encoding DUF2312 domain-containing protein, with the protein MSDVGGIAADRLKSFVERIERLEEEKRGLQEDIKEVYSEAKGTGFDTKIIRQIIRLRKMDKADRQEQEAILELYKEALGMVE; encoded by the coding sequence ATGTCCGACGTCGGCGGCATTGCGGCGGATCGCCTGAAATCCTTCGTGGAGCGCATCGAGCGCCTGGAAGAAGAGAAGCGCGGCCTGCAGGAGGACATCAAGGAGGTCTACTCCGAGGCCAAGGGCACCGGTTTCGACACCAAGATCATCCGCCAGATCATCCGGCTGCGCAAAATGGACAAGGCCGACCGCCAGGAGCAGGAAGCCATCCTGGAGCTCTACAAGGAAGCGCTGGGGATGGTGGAGTAA
- a CDS encoding anthranilate synthase: MYPADLLASPNLLEPQRFRTRGGVTVTRSATALDPRNALDPVIDALDRRRGLLLSSGVEAPGRYRRHALGFTDPPLAVTARGRTLRLDALNARGRVLLPAIAEALRGLEALAGLEEAPSRVSALVRKPHHPFPEEERSRQPSVFSVLRAVLELFAAPDDPLLGLYGAFAYDLAFQFEPIRLRLERPDDQRDLVLYLPDRLVALDPGTGVARLVAYEFATAAGSTEGLERGGRDHPYRPDTNAEGGCDHAPSEYQRVVETAKAAFRRGDLFEVVPGQTFAEPCADAPSAVFRRLRAANPAPYEAFVNLGRGEFLVAASPEMYVRVSDGRVETCPISGTVARGADALGDSSQILRLLTSAKDAAELTMCTDVDRNDKARVCEPGSVRVIGRRMIELYSRLIHTVDHVEGRLRPGLDALDAFLTHTWAVTVTGAPKRWAMQFLEDTEQSPRRWYGGAFGRLGFDGGMDTGLTLRTIRMAEGVAYVRAGATLLSDSDPDAEDAECRLKAAAFRDAIRGTTAGAASALPAAPNGGRGRRVLLVDHDDSFVHTLADYLRQTGASVTTLRHNHVRAVLAERRPDLVVLSPGPGRPADFDVAGTIDAALALGLPVFGVCLGLQGMVERFGGVLDVLPEPVHGKATQVRVLGGALFAGLPERLTVGRYHSLVARRDRLPADLTVTAETADGLVMAVEHRRLPLAAVQFHPESILSLDGGAGLALLGNVMDRLAAGALADAAA; this comes from the coding sequence ATGTATCCCGCCGATCTCCTCGCTTCGCCCAACCTCCTCGAACCGCAGCGTTTCCGGACGCGCGGCGGCGTGACCGTGACCCGGAGCGCCACGGCGCTCGACCCGCGGAACGCCCTCGATCCGGTGATCGACGCGCTGGACCGCCGCCGCGGCCTGCTGCTGTCCAGCGGGGTGGAAGCGCCGGGCCGCTACCGCCGCCACGCGCTGGGCTTCACCGATCCGCCGCTGGCCGTCACGGCGCGCGGGCGGACGCTGCGCCTCGACGCGCTGAACGCGCGGGGCCGGGTGCTGCTGCCGGCCATTGCCGAGGCTCTGCGTGGCCTGGAGGCGCTGGCCGGTCTTGAGGAGGCGCCGTCGCGCGTCTCCGCCCTGGTCCGCAAGCCCCACCATCCCTTCCCGGAGGAGGAGCGGAGCCGCCAGCCCTCCGTCTTTTCGGTCCTGCGCGCGGTGCTGGAGCTGTTCGCCGCCCCCGACGACCCGCTGCTCGGGCTGTACGGGGCCTTCGCCTACGACCTCGCCTTCCAGTTCGAGCCGATCCGCCTGCGGCTGGAGCGGCCCGACGACCAGCGCGATCTGGTGCTCTACCTGCCGGACCGCCTCGTCGCCCTGGACCCCGGGACGGGCGTCGCGCGGCTCGTCGCGTACGAGTTCGCCACGGCGGCGGGGAGTACGGAGGGGCTGGAGCGCGGCGGGCGTGACCACCCTTACCGCCCCGACACCAACGCCGAAGGCGGATGCGACCACGCGCCCAGCGAGTATCAGCGCGTCGTCGAGACCGCCAAGGCCGCCTTTCGCCGCGGCGACCTGTTCGAGGTGGTGCCCGGCCAGACCTTCGCCGAGCCCTGCGCTGACGCGCCTTCGGCGGTGTTCCGGCGGCTGCGCGCCGCCAACCCCGCGCCCTACGAGGCCTTCGTCAACCTCGGGCGGGGCGAGTTCCTGGTCGCCGCCAGCCCGGAAATGTATGTGCGGGTGTCCGACGGGCGGGTGGAGACCTGCCCGATCTCCGGCACCGTGGCGCGCGGGGCCGACGCGCTGGGCGACTCCTCGCAGATACTCCGCCTGCTGACCTCGGCCAAGGACGCGGCCGAGCTGACCATGTGCACCGACGTGGACCGCAACGACAAGGCGCGGGTGTGCGAGCCGGGGTCCGTCCGGGTGATCGGGCGGCGGATGATCGAGCTGTACTCCCGCCTGATCCACACGGTGGACCATGTGGAGGGACGGTTGCGGCCCGGCCTGGACGCGCTGGACGCCTTCCTCACCCACACCTGGGCGGTGACGGTGACCGGGGCGCCCAAGCGCTGGGCCATGCAGTTCCTGGAGGACACGGAGCAATCGCCGCGGCGGTGGTACGGCGGGGCCTTCGGCCGGCTGGGCTTCGACGGCGGGATGGATACCGGCCTGACCCTGCGGACCATCCGCATGGCCGAGGGCGTCGCTTACGTGCGGGCCGGGGCGACCCTGCTGTCCGACAGCGACCCGGACGCGGAGGACGCGGAGTGCCGCCTGAAGGCCGCCGCCTTCCGCGACGCCATCCGCGGGACGACGGCGGGTGCGGCGTCCGCTCTTCCGGCGGCTCCCAACGGCGGGCGGGGACGACGGGTGTTGCTGGTGGATCACGACGACAGCTTCGTCCACACGCTGGCCGACTATCTGCGCCAGACCGGCGCGTCGGTGACGACGCTGCGTCACAACCACGTGCGGGCGGTGCTGGCGGAGCGGAGGCCGGATCTGGTCGTGCTGTCCCCCGGTCCGGGGCGCCCGGCGGATTTCGACGTGGCGGGCACCATCGACGCGGCGCTGGCGCTCGGCCTGCCGGTCTTCGGCGTCTGCCTGGGCTTGCAGGGGATGGTTGAGCGGTTCGGCGGCGTGCTCGACGTGCTGCCGGAGCCGGTCCACGGCAAGGCGACCCAAGTCCGGGTGCTGGGAGGCGCGCTGTTCGCCGGCCTGCCGGAGCGGCTGACGGTCGGGCGCTACCACTCGCTGGTGGCGCGGCGCGACCGGCTGCCGGCGGACCTCACGGTGACCGCGGAGACCGCCGACGGTCTGGTGATGGCGGTCGAGCACCGGCGGCTTCCGCTCGCCGCCGTGCAGTTCCACCCCGAGTCGATCCTGTCGCTCGACGGTGGGGCCGGTCTCGCCCTGCTGGGCAACGTGATGGACCGGCTGGCCGCCGGCGCCCTCGCGGACGCTGCGGCTTGA
- a CDS encoding cation transporter, with amino-acid sequence MALIVNGLMAAVALAAGLETQSMALRASALDFLAAALTHGVGLWMMGRGLESRGWATLARGLTLTVLGLGVVAATAWSAYAGTVPDAPVMSLVALLGMGASLSVAVLLFAGRRGGLTLRAVWLCARNGVLTNAAVMMAAAGAWTMGQGWPDHLVAAVIAATVLSAAVTALRQAVGERRAWHAPADPTGLGKGA; translated from the coding sequence ATGGCGCTGATCGTCAACGGGCTGATGGCCGCCGTCGCCCTGGCCGCGGGGCTGGAGACGCAGTCCATGGCCCTGCGGGCGAGCGCGCTGGATTTCCTGGCGGCCGCGCTGACCCATGGCGTCGGCCTGTGGATGATGGGGCGGGGGCTGGAGTCCCGCGGCTGGGCCACGCTGGCGAGAGGGCTGACGCTGACCGTCCTCGGGCTGGGGGTGGTGGCCGCCACGGCGTGGAGCGCCTACGCCGGAACCGTTCCCGACGCGCCGGTGATGAGCCTCGTCGCTCTTCTCGGGATGGGGGCGAGCCTGTCGGTGGCGGTCCTGCTGTTTGCCGGACGGCGCGGCGGATTGACGCTGCGCGCGGTCTGGCTGTGCGCCCGCAACGGCGTGCTGACCAACGCCGCGGTGATGATGGCGGCGGCGGGCGCCTGGACGATGGGGCAGGGCTGGCCGGATCATCTGGTCGCCGCGGTCATCGCCGCCACGGTGCTGTCCGCCGCGGTGACGGCGCTGCGGCAGGCGGTGGGGGAACGGCGCGCGTGGCACGCGCCCGCCGACCCGACCGGGCTGGGCAAGGGGGCTTGA
- a CDS encoding cation diffusion facilitator family transporter: MTTEQKVLRLSIAVTVLLAGAGILFGLLSGSFAIVFDGIYSLVDASMTMVTLLVSNLIAASTSAGPRRGKLAERFTMGFWHLEPMVLGLNATLLMGAAIYALINAVGSLMTGGRNLAFDHAIVYAAVTLLVAAGMAVFATRANRTVHSDFLALDAKSWVMAAALTAALLVAFVFGYLIEGTQLQWMSPYIDPAVLALVCLVVIPIPVGTMRQALADVLLVTPADLKRHVDAVASDTVRRHGFASYRAYVARVGRGRQIELFFIAPIGWPPRRLEEWDRIRDEVGAAIGGEGPDRWLTIVFTSDPEWAE, encoded by the coding sequence ATGACCACCGAGCAGAAGGTTCTTCGCCTGTCCATCGCCGTCACGGTGCTGCTGGCGGGGGCCGGCATCCTGTTCGGCCTGCTGTCGGGTTCCTTCGCCATCGTCTTCGACGGCATCTACTCGCTGGTGGACGCCAGCATGACGATGGTGACGCTGTTGGTGTCGAACCTGATCGCCGCCTCGACCAGTGCCGGCCCGCGCCGGGGCAAGCTGGCCGAGCGCTTCACCATGGGCTTCTGGCATCTCGAACCCATGGTCCTCGGGCTGAATGCCACGCTGCTGATGGGGGCGGCGATCTATGCGCTCATCAACGCCGTGGGCAGCCTGATGACGGGGGGCCGCAATCTGGCCTTCGACCATGCGATCGTCTATGCGGCGGTGACCCTTCTCGTGGCCGCCGGCATGGCGGTCTTCGCGACGCGGGCGAACCGGACGGTCCATTCCGATTTTTTGGCGCTCGACGCGAAGTCCTGGGTCATGGCAGCGGCGCTCACCGCGGCGCTGCTCGTCGCCTTCGTCTTCGGATACCTGATCGAGGGCACCCAGCTTCAGTGGATGTCGCCCTACATCGACCCGGCGGTGCTGGCCCTGGTCTGTCTGGTGGTCATTCCGATCCCAGTCGGCACGATGCGGCAGGCGCTGGCCGATGTCCTGCTGGTCACACCCGCCGACCTCAAGCGGCACGTCGATGCCGTCGCGTCGGACACCGTGCGGCGCCATGGCTTCGCCTCCTACCGCGCCTATGTCGCGCGGGTGGGCCGGGGGCGGCAGATCGAGCTGTTCTTCATCGCTCCGATCGGCTGGCCGCCGCGCAGGTTGGAGGAGTGGGACAGGATCCGCGACGAGGTCGGTGCGGCCATCGGCGGCGAAGGTCCGGACCGCTGGCTCACCATCGTTTTCACCAGCGACCCGGAATGGGCGGAATGA
- a CDS encoding CBS domain-containing protein, with protein sequence MTVVSEVLNRKGHNVASILPSESIRTAARTLTDRRIGALVVCDRRGRLAGILSERDVVRAVAMHGADALDMPVEDLMTRQVKTCRPEDTIKDLMQMMTLRRHRHVPVCNEAGDLAGVISIGDAVKARLDEQAHEVAVLKDLALVR encoded by the coding sequence ATGACCGTCGTTTCCGAGGTTTTGAACCGCAAAGGCCATAACGTCGCATCGATCCTGCCGTCCGAGTCCATCCGGACCGCCGCCCGCACGCTGACCGACCGGCGCATCGGCGCCCTGGTGGTGTGCGACCGCCGGGGCCGGCTGGCCGGCATCCTGTCGGAGCGCGACGTCGTCCGCGCCGTAGCGATGCATGGCGCCGACGCGCTGGATATGCCGGTGGAGGATCTGATGACCCGTCAGGTCAAGACCTGCCGGCCGGAGGACACGATCAAGGACCTGATGCAGATGATGACGCTGCGCCGCCACCGCCATGTGCCGGTCTGCAACGAGGCAGGCGACCTCGCCGGCGTGATCTCCATCGGCGACGCCGTGAAGGCCCGGTTGGACGAGCAGGCCCACGAGGTGGCCGTCCTGAAGGATCTCGCATTGGTCCGCTAG
- a CDS encoding response regulator, whose amino-acid sequence MPRRYPTHLKILVVENNPLLLRALRDMLEHWGVGQVAPAANGQEAMELLRREPYDLMVTDWVMEPVGGGQLVRWVRSSVSCLSPDLPIIVLTANADVATVRAAWDAGADTVLAKPASAATIARRIETVLNNPRRGGRSQAEAAKAKPTNNNTPPSSRPAPACPAISSAPAPLRLPPPPPRLPGPSTTGTGPLRSADPKMVRLVLALDRLERAVACPDALGTRLRRAVSDLQLAAAGNAAATAIVASLSICVTWVDHDGESFQEAVQAHMDALRWTISIGGGADSSAALRVMIGALRAMVRSLSLRDGNGPNLWPDGAFGAPDHGGDAGHSSSHSPLPPA is encoded by the coding sequence ATGCCCCGCCGCTACCCGACCCATCTGAAAATCCTGGTTGTCGAGAACAACCCGCTGCTGCTGCGGGCTCTCCGGGACATGCTGGAGCATTGGGGGGTCGGTCAGGTCGCCCCCGCCGCCAACGGGCAGGAGGCGATGGAGCTGCTGCGCCGGGAGCCCTACGACCTGATGGTCACCGACTGGGTGATGGAACCGGTGGGCGGCGGGCAACTCGTCCGGTGGGTGCGCAGCTCGGTCAGTTGCCTCAGCCCCGATCTGCCGATCATCGTTCTGACCGCCAACGCCGACGTCGCCACCGTGCGCGCCGCCTGGGACGCCGGGGCGGATACCGTGCTCGCCAAGCCGGCCTCGGCCGCCACCATCGCCCGGCGGATCGAAACCGTGCTGAACAATCCCCGCAGGGGTGGACGTTCCCAGGCCGAGGCGGCCAAGGCGAAGCCGACGAACAACAATACGCCTCCCTCCTCCCGCCCGGCGCCGGCCTGTCCGGCGATCTCCTCCGCTCCGGCTCCCCTGCGCCTGCCGCCCCCGCCGCCGCGCCTGCCCGGCCCGTCCACAACGGGAACGGGTCCGCTGCGCTCGGCCGACCCGAAGATGGTCCGTCTGGTGCTGGCGCTCGACCGGCTGGAAAGGGCGGTGGCCTGCCCCGACGCGTTGGGCACGCGGCTGCGCCGCGCGGTGTCCGACCTGCAACTGGCCGCCGCCGGAAACGCCGCGGCCACCGCCATCGTCGCGTCGCTGTCCATCTGCGTCACCTGGGTGGACCACGACGGGGAGAGCTTCCAGGAGGCGGTGCAGGCCCATATGGACGCCCTGCGCTGGACCATCAGCATCGGTGGCGGGGCAGATTCCTCCGCCGCCCTGCGGGTGATGATCGGCGCCCTGCGCGCCATGGTGCGCAGCCTCAGCCTACGCGACGGCAACGGCCCCAACCTGTGGCCGGACGGCGCCTTCGGCGCGCCGGATCACGGCGGCGACGCGGGTCATTCATCCAGTCATTCTCCCCTGCCGCCCGCCTGA
- a CDS encoding tetratricopeptide repeat protein — protein sequence MTDAMEFLRSGAAALQRGDRAGAERRVVRTLALVPGHGEAWNVLGVLAVSAGDPAGGEARFRRATVCAPENPAYARSQAECLKRQGRADRAAALLAGAVRRGVLSPDLACDLGDLRLGTRDIAAAAVLYRLALVLAPGHARSQNNMAEALGKAERPDAAADAFVRLAVLRGTAAAWGAAGAALLAAWRQDEARTALRRAVTLDPSTAEHWANLGFAGLGRHAVILAEAAFDRALRLSPEMDTARAGRGTLRMLAGRLRDGATDYEARLSLPTFTPPRPYSRPVWDGRVQPGRTLLIHADRGYGDAIQFIRYAPLLRAQGMRVVFHGPEGLLDLFRASELVDDLSGLDGPPPAHDVQIPIMSLIHRMGTDLDSVPAAVPYLRAPDAASRRWADRLAGLRGVKAGLVWHGSVAFPYHRQRSPGLGAVLPLTGVPGLTTVLLQVANGRADLERHTPLGPFLDLGTELRDFADTAAAIQALDIVISPCTAVAHLAGALGKPVAVLLDQGAEWRWMCGRVDSPWYPTARLYRQSLFGDWTEPVERLRRDLAALKDPLQDRP from the coding sequence GTGACCGACGCGATGGAGTTTCTCCGCTCGGGCGCCGCCGCGCTCCAGCGGGGAGACCGAGCGGGGGCGGAGCGCCGGGTCGTCCGTACGCTGGCGCTGGTCCCCGGCCACGGCGAAGCCTGGAACGTCCTGGGCGTGCTGGCCGTCTCCGCGGGCGATCCTGCGGGAGGCGAGGCGCGCTTCCGCCGGGCCACCGTCTGCGCGCCGGAGAACCCCGCCTACGCGCGCAGCCAAGCGGAATGCCTGAAGCGCCAGGGGCGGGCGGACCGGGCGGCGGCCCTGCTGGCCGGCGCCGTGCGCCGCGGTGTGCTGTCGCCCGATCTTGCCTGCGACCTTGGCGACCTGCGGCTGGGCACGCGCGATATCGCCGCGGCGGCGGTGCTGTACCGGCTCGCTCTGGTCCTGGCCCCCGGCCACGCCCGCAGCCAGAACAACATGGCGGAGGCGCTGGGCAAGGCGGAGCGGCCGGACGCGGCGGCCGACGCCTTTGTCCGGCTGGCGGTGCTGCGCGGCACGGCCGCCGCCTGGGGTGCGGCGGGTGCGGCGCTGCTGGCGGCGTGGCGGCAGGACGAGGCGCGCACTGCGCTGCGCCGGGCCGTCACGCTCGACCCGTCAACGGCCGAGCACTGGGCCAACCTGGGCTTCGCCGGGCTGGGACGGCACGCGGTTATCCTGGCCGAGGCCGCCTTCGACCGCGCTTTGCGGCTGTCGCCGGAGATGGACACGGCGCGGGCGGGGCGAGGGACGCTGCGGATGCTCGCCGGGCGCCTGCGCGACGGAGCGACGGATTACGAGGCGCGGCTGAGCCTGCCCACTTTCACGCCGCCGCGACCTTACAGCCGGCCTGTCTGGGACGGTCGGGTTCAGCCGGGCCGGACGCTGCTGATCCACGCCGACCGTGGTTATGGCGACGCCATCCAGTTCATCCGCTACGCCCCGCTGCTGCGAGCCCAGGGGATGCGCGTGGTCTTCCACGGGCCGGAGGGTTTGCTCGACCTGTTCCGCGCGTCGGAGCTGGTGGACGACCTGTCCGGCCTCGACGGACCGCCACCGGCCCACGACGTCCAAATCCCCATCATGAGCCTGATCCACCGGATGGGCACCGATCTGGACAGCGTGCCCGCCGCCGTTCCTTATCTGCGGGCGCCCGACGCGGCGTCGCGGCGTTGGGCGGACCGGCTGGCCGGGCTGCGCGGGGTGAAAGCGGGGCTGGTCTGGCACGGTTCGGTCGCCTTTCCCTATCACCGCCAACGCTCGCCGGGGCTGGGGGCGGTGCTGCCGCTGACCGGCGTTCCCGGCTTGACGACGGTGCTGCTCCAGGTCGCCAACGGGCGCGCGGACCTTGAGCGCCACACCCCGCTCGGCCCGTTCCTTGACCTGGGGACGGAGCTTCGCGATTTCGCGGACACCGCCGCGGCGATCCAGGCGCTGGACATCGTGATCAGCCCCTGCACCGCCGTGGCCCACCTTGCCGGGGCGCTGGGGAAGCCGGTGGCGGTGCTGCTCGACCAGGGGGCGGAGTGGCGTTGGATGTGCGGGCGGGTGGATTCGCCCTGGTACCCAACGGCGCGCCTCTATCGCCAATCCCTGTTCGGCGACTGGACGGAGCCGGTGGAACGGCTGCGCCGCGATCTGGCGGCGCTGAAGGACCCCTTGCAGGATCGACCATGA
- a CDS encoding SGNH/GDSL hydrolase family protein, which translates to MRDWYFLGDSHVQSFEIAATIRLLNRPARCLLIPGATSIGLRNPESQTHAVTLFKDALLPADPNAIPVIQLGEVDCGFVIWWRAQRHGDCVERQLEESVAACATFVDDLLEGGYPTLVLTGAVLPTIRDGETQGKVARARHEVTATLRQRTELTHRYNARLRDEAEARGLPFVDITPRITDPDTGLVAEAFRSPNPGDHHLHPIRAAGVWAEALNALDLPP; encoded by the coding sequence ATGCGGGACTGGTACTTTCTCGGCGACAGCCACGTGCAATCCTTCGAGATCGCCGCGACGATTCGCCTGCTCAACCGGCCGGCGCGCTGTCTGCTGATTCCCGGAGCGACCTCGATCGGCCTGCGCAACCCGGAAAGCCAAACCCACGCGGTCACTCTCTTCAAGGACGCCTTGCTGCCCGCCGATCCGAACGCCATTCCGGTGATCCAGCTCGGCGAGGTCGATTGCGGCTTCGTCATCTGGTGGCGGGCGCAGAGGCATGGCGACTGCGTCGAGCGGCAGTTGGAGGAGTCGGTGGCCGCCTGCGCCACCTTCGTGGACGATCTGCTGGAGGGCGGCTATCCCACGCTGGTGCTGACCGGGGCGGTGCTGCCGACCATCCGGGACGGCGAGACCCAGGGCAAGGTCGCGCGCGCGCGGCACGAGGTCACCGCCACCCTGCGCCAGCGCACCGAACTGACCCACCGCTACAACGCGCGCCTCCGCGACGAGGCGGAGGCGCGCGGGCTGCCCTTCGTCGACATCACGCCGCGCATCACCGACCCGGACACCGGGCTGGTCGCCGAGGCATTCCGCAGCCCGAATCCCGGCGATCACCACCTCCACCCCATCCGCGCCGCCGGGGTCTGGGCGGAGGCTTTGAACGCGCTGGACCTGCCGCCATGA
- a CDS encoding anti-sigma factor family protein, with protein MNAHCVTDDELHAYVDGQLAPERRLFVERWLADDPDAARRAEDYRAQAALLHELFDPVLREPVSGPVEELTGKLRGRMPGNDNAGPWHARSWVRMAAAVMLIIGGAGGGWLGRGAVDQSPVVQQRQTLQTFAEEATQAHRFYTSDERFQVELGADNQDELNSWLSKRVGRDVFGPDLGKVGLRLIGGRSLPTELGAGAQYMYVNEANKRVTLFVGAPRSGNPAKFGFSQNGDVATIYWVEGPLAYALAGRMSKEDLLRVAEAVYNDVKAGPRRPEPQQQDQQNPQPQQEQQPQPQQDQPPAGVQPISDTHKPKDS; from the coding sequence ATGAACGCGCATTGCGTAACGGACGACGAACTGCACGCCTACGTGGATGGGCAACTGGCTCCGGAACGCCGGCTCTTCGTGGAGCGATGGCTGGCCGACGACCCGGATGCCGCCCGCCGGGCGGAGGATTACCGCGCCCAGGCCGCGCTGCTGCACGAACTCTTCGATCCCGTGCTGCGCGAGCCGGTCAGCGGCCCGGTCGAGGAACTGACAGGCAAGCTGCGCGGGCGCATGCCCGGCAACGACAACGCCGGCCCCTGGCACGCCCGCTCCTGGGTGCGCATGGCCGCGGCGGTGATGCTGATCATCGGCGGGGCCGGCGGCGGCTGGCTGGGCCGCGGCGCGGTGGACCAGTCGCCGGTCGTCCAGCAGCGCCAGACGCTCCAGACCTTCGCCGAGGAGGCCACCCAGGCCCACCGCTTCTACACCTCCGACGAGCGCTTCCAGGTCGAGCTCGGCGCCGACAACCAGGACGAGTTGAACAGCTGGCTGTCCAAGCGCGTCGGGCGCGACGTCTTCGGCCCGGACCTGGGCAAGGTCGGCCTGCGGCTGATCGGCGGGCGGTCGCTGCCCACTGAGCTGGGGGCCGGTGCGCAGTACATGTACGTGAACGAGGCGAACAAGCGCGTCACCCTGTTCGTCGGCGCCCCGCGCTCCGGCAACCCGGCCAAGTTCGGCTTCTCGCAGAACGGCGACGTGGCGACCATCTACTGGGTCGAAGGCCCGCTGGCCTACGCGCTGGCCGGGCGGATGTCCAAGGAGGACCTGCTGCGCGTCGCCGAGGCCGTCTACAACGACGTCAAGGCCGGTCCGCGCCGCCCCGAGCCGCAACAGCAGGACCAGCAGAACCCGCAGCCGCAGCAGGAGCAGCAGCCCCAGCCGCAGCAGGACCAGCCGCCCGCCGGCGTCCAGCCGATCAGCGACACGCACAAGCCGAAGGACAGCTGA
- a CDS encoding sigma-70 family RNA polymerase sigma factor, whose product MSTFGVELEVHIASLRRYARALLRNRSDAEDLVQEALTRAVARADTFKAGTNLRAWLFTILHNVHVNQVRSKASRPDEVDVDSVESKLVTPARQEERVELREMMRALDDLPEEQRKVLLLVALEGLKYEEVAETLGVPIGTVMSRLSRAREAVRAKLANEGSVALRRVK is encoded by the coding sequence TTGAGCACGTTCGGGGTCGAGCTGGAAGTCCACATTGCGTCGCTGCGCCGCTACGCGCGCGCGTTGCTGCGCAACCGTTCGGATGCCGAGGATCTGGTGCAGGAGGCGTTGACGCGGGCGGTGGCGCGCGCCGACACCTTCAAGGCGGGGACGAACCTGCGGGCGTGGCTTTTCACCATCCTGCACAACGTCCATGTCAATCAGGTCCGCTCCAAAGCGTCGCGGCCCGACGAGGTCGATGTGGACAGCGTCGAGTCGAAGCTGGTGACGCCGGCCCGGCAGGAGGAACGTGTGGAGTTGCGCGAGATGATGCGCGCGCTCGACGACCTGCCGGAGGAACAGCGCAAGGTGCTGCTCCTCGTCGCGCTGGAGGGCCTGAAATACGAGGAGGTCGCCGAGACGCTCGGCGTGCCGATCGGGACCGTCATGTCGCGCCTCTCGCGGGCGCGCGAGGCGGTCAGGGCGAAGCTGGCGAACGAGGGCTCGGTGGCCCTCAGGCGGGTGAAGTGA
- a CDS encoding DNA-binding protein, which yields MARHHDTIEILVTARHLEAQGIRPSTRMVRLALGGGSNAAIAQALAMEELTPLEELIRRRRDQLDLDIANARRALAELEAEQARLDELDDSLTALDKA from the coding sequence ATGGCACGCCATCACGACACCATCGAGATTTTGGTCACCGCCCGCCATCTGGAGGCCCAGGGCATCCGCCCGAGCACCCGGATGGTGCGGCTGGCGCTGGGTGGCGGCAGCAACGCGGCCATCGCCCAGGCACTGGCCATGGAGGAGCTGACCCCGCTGGAAGAGTTGATCCGGCGGCGGCGCGACCAACTCGATCTCGACATCGCCAACGCCCGCCGCGCGCTGGCGGAACTGGAAGCCGAGCAGGCCCGGCTGGACGAGCTGGACGATTCCCTGACCGCTCTGGACAAGGCTTAG